A stretch of DNA from Deltaproteobacteria bacterium:
GCCGTCCCTGAAGGGGAGGAGCTCTGTTGCTGGAGCAACCATAATATATTGAAATTATAATCTATTTAATTATGTTTGTCCGGCGGCCCCATCAGATTGAAGAAAACTCCAATATGTCTTTCCTGCAAACCGTTCATTTTGTCCGCAACATTCTCTGCCATTCAGCCGCTTTTTATGAACGAGGCACAATGTATAACATAAATCCGCCTGGAGCAAAACAACCCCTGCCTGTTCCTCTATGAGTGCGGCTCGCTTAGAATAGCTGAAGAGATGTGGCCCGACAAGGTGGGCACCGCCCCTGCAGGGTTGACAAGTAGCGGGGGCAGCTCTAATTTTCTTATAGATAGCCACAGTTGCCCCGAGCTCCGGCCCTACAAGGAAGCAGTACTGATGACTCCCTCAGGAGAGTTGACCATGGGGGCAAGACTCTGGGGCGCAGGGTTACGGCTGGATGCTATAATGATTGCTTGGGGGTGTGCCATGAGCAAATGTGCAGAATGCGGTGCTGCTGTTGCAGAAGATGAAACATATGAACACCTGGGGAGAATCCTCTGTGAGGATTGCTACCTGGATGCCCTGAATCCACCCAGGGCATGTGATCCCTGGGCAGTTCATACTGCCAAGAGCAGCATCCGACAGGGGATGCAGCTCACGCCGACGCAGCAGAGCATCCTCAACATGCTGAAAGAATCAGGGCCCCTTACTGCCGCAGAGCTGATGCGAAGGCTCCACCTCGGTGAAAACGACTTCAAGACTGCCTTTGCCACTTTGCGTCATATGGAGCTTGCTCGGGCCTTCAAGCAAGGCGAGCAGATCTATTACACTGTCTTCGACTCGAAGAGCAGCAAGGCTGGCGCCGATGCTCAATAAAATATGCCTGAGCCTGCCTTGCTGCAAGGTGCCGTTGGCTGTCCCAGGGCAAGCTCCCTGGCTGCCCAGGGACCAGCCGCTTCACAATTCTATTTTTCGCTGCAGAGCAGTAAAGTACAGTATGGCGTGGATCTCTGAGGCGTCAATCACGAGGCTCCTGGCAGCCATTTCTCGGTACCCCAGGATCTGGGGTCGGTAATGTTCTACTTCTCTAGCCAGGAAAGATTCTACCGTCTCGTTTGCTGCAGGTCTGCCTGTCTTGTAGTCCACCAGCCACCACTCATCGCCATCTGATACCAGGCGGTCTATTACTCCCGCCCGCACCTTGCCCGGGCCAGGACAGTCTTCCAGAGGAATCTCACAGTAAGACCTGGTGTGGCTCTCCCCCAGCAACCAGGCAAAGAAAGGCTCCTGCAGACAAGTCTGCACCTCGAGCACAATTGCCTGCGCCAGGTCAAAGGCTCTGGCTGCAGGGACCTTTTCTCTCACAAGGGCAGCGGCCACTCCCTCCACTGTGGGCAGCGGCTGCTGGCGGCCAAGGGATTCGAGCATTCTGTGAATGACAACCCCTCTTTCCCGGGCATAGTCCTCGCCGCCCTCACAAATCGCCATTTCAGCAAGCTCTGACGGCTTCACCAGGCTATAAGGCAGCGGTTCAGTTCTCAAGTACAGAGGCTGCGGCAGGGTGGACACAGGGCATCTTGGGCTGACACTGGGAGACGTCTGAGGATTCAGCAGCAGATTGACAACACTGTTGTTTGCTGCTGCCAGCTGACCATCAGCCTCTAGAGTAATGCCATGGTGCTGGAGCAGCCATTGCAGAGGACTGCGCTGTCTCGGCTTGAGCCCCTTGGGCCCCCGACCACAGATGCCACTGAGACAAAGCCTTTTTTTTGCTCTGGTGGCAGCCACATAGAAAAGCCTCTTTGCTTCGGCAAGTTGTTTTCGCCGGCTGATCTCTTGCAGCAACTTGAACAGACGTACACTGCTGTCGTTCTGCTGGCGGCGGTCAGGAGCAAGGGCTAGCAAAGACTCACCATCGGCCTCCGGCAGCCGCTCCAAGAGATACGGCGGCCCCGAGCCAGCAGCACCACTCAGAGGATCCCAGTCCAGAAATGGCAGATATACTGTGTCGAATTCCAGGCCCTTGGCCCGGTGAACCGTCATCATCTCCACGGGTGCTGCGGCAATGGCAGGATCCACCGGCGAGTAAGCATTTTCCAGCAGCAGCTCCATCTCCTCTATGGTCTCCTCGGCAATGCCCTTTTCAGCTTCGGCCAGAAGCTCCAAATAACGCCGACAGTTGGCGACTCCGGCAGTGGAGCTTGCGGCAGCCACCGCTGCTGGCCCATCCAGATCCTGCCAGACCCGGGCCACCAGGGTTGCCAGCTCCTGGCGTCCCAATCGCTGCTGCGCCTTGTGCATGGCATTCCACAGCTCGGCAACAGCAGGCAATTCTGCGGCTGCAGCACAGCACTTGGCACGCCAGCTGCTGGCAGCAATCTTCGCCACCTGAACAAAGTCAGCCAATGTCAGGTAGCACCAGGGTGAACGCAGCAGAGAGGCCCAGGCCACATCGTCATGGGGTCGGCTGAGCGCCAGAGTTATCTGGTGGAGATGCTGCACCTCCGGCTGTTCAGAAAGTAACAAGCCCTCCTGCACCTGTACAGCAACGCCTGCCTGCTGCAGGGCAGCCATATAGACGGCCAGAGGAGTTCTGGCAAAGAGTAAAATCCCTATGCTGCCTCCTGAATCGCCTGCCTGCACCTGGCTGCGTACCATCTCTGCCAGCCACTCTGCTTCAGCTTTCCTGAGTGCTGCAGCCTCTTGTTCTTCAGAGAAAATGGCCAGCGACAGCTGAGCTGCGTCGGCTTTTGAGATCGCCTTTGCCTGGATGAACTCTACCTCATCAGCGCTCGGATCAGGGTGCACCATGATGGTCTCGCCAAAAATCTGGTTGCACCAGTCCACCAGAAGAGGATGAGAGCGGAAGTTCGTTTGCAACTGCAAACTCTCCAGGGGAAACAACCCCATGCCAGCAACAGGCACGCCCTGTTTTGCTTTGACAAACAGGGAGACTTCGGCATTGCGGAAACCGTATATGGACTGTTTGGGGTCACCCACAAGCATCAGTGTTCTGTGCGAATCTGCAGGCCATCCTGCGCAGAGATATTGGATCAACAGCCACTGGTTGCGGCTGGTGTCCTGAAACTCGTCAACCAGCAGGTGCTTGATCTTCTGGTCGAGGTAAAGATGCAAGTCGGCGGGATTCTCACGGTTGAAGATTCGCAGGGCGCCCTGCTCCAGGTCGATGTAGTCGAGCAGGAGTTGTTGTCGACAAAGATCGCCATAGATGCGCACGGCCTCGCCCATTATCAGGACCAGATCATAGAGAGAGTCCAGATCAAGTTCTCCGGTCCCGGGCAGCGGCAGATCCTTGAGTCC
This window harbors:
- a CDS encoding UvrD-helicase domain-containing protein translates to MNSSILPDEPVRLAAVDIRRSFHLEAPAGSGKTWLLTARFLNLLAEVEHPGNILALTFTNKAAAEMKARLRELLERAGRGAAAANVADGVLLAQAARVCRRHAAQLLAAPDGLQVKTFHSFCLELVQRAPLEAGIPPGSRVMSDEQQRALLREAADETINQLLDLHSTEPRRQAVVNWLLRLNNDSAALQHHVVELLARRDQLEDLLELIGSHRHRASLAEVLQQRLARLVQQRLHACARALAATPLGRNWPAFLGHLHEKGAAAGQLLPAELEIRSWQVLPSWQAAAEVMTTRAGTLRKRLGPATGFYAGFNKSSWAEMLATLPPEIPLLLHGLKDLPLPGTGELDLDSLYDLVLIMGEAVRIYGDLCRQQLLLDYIDLEQGALRIFNRENPADLHLYLDQKIKHLLVDEFQDTSRNQWLLIQYLCAGWPADSHRTLMLVGDPKQSIYGFRNAEVSLFVKAKQGVPVAGMGLFPLESLQLQTNFRSHPLLVDWCNQIFGETIMVHPDPSADEVEFIQAKAISKADAAQLSLAIFSEEQEAAALRKAEAEWLAEMVRSQVQAGDSGGSIGILLFARTPLAVYMAALQQAGVAVQVQEGLLLSEQPEVQHLHQITLALSRPHDDVAWASLLRSPWCYLTLADFVQVAKIAASSWRAKCCAAAAELPAVAELWNAMHKAQQRLGRQELATLVARVWQDLDGPAAVAAASSTAGVANCRRYLELLAEAEKGIAEETIEEMELLLENAYSPVDPAIAAAPVEMMTVHRAKGLEFDTVYLPFLDWDPLSGAAGSGPPYLLERLPEADGESLLALAPDRRQQNDSSVRLFKLLQEISRRKQLAEAKRLFYVAATRAKKRLCLSGICGRGPKGLKPRQRSPLQWLLQHHGITLEADGQLAAANNSVVNLLLNPQTSPSVSPRCPVSTLPQPLYLRTEPLPYSLVKPSELAEMAICEGGEDYARERGVVIHRMLESLGRQQPLPTVEGVAAALVREKVPAARAFDLAQAIVLEVQTCLQEPFFAWLLGESHTRSYCEIPLEDCPGPGKVRAGVIDRLVSDGDEWWLVDYKTGRPAANETVESFLAREVEHYRPQILGYREMAARSLVIDASEIHAILYFTALQRKIEL